A DNA window from Centroberyx gerrardi isolate f3 chromosome 5, fCenGer3.hap1.cur.20231027, whole genome shotgun sequence contains the following coding sequences:
- the c5h1orf50 gene encoding uncharacterized protein C1orf50 homolog has product MDRTVSLPNQPDKTTTVTLVESSSAPSGLELVSSYQTNRVGDPMDLVALATQVQRGDDFVKANASNKLTVIADQIRYLQQQARKVLEDAKKDADLHHAACNIVKKPGTMYYLYQRPSGQKYFSIISPKEWGPSCPHPFVGAYKLQHDMSWTPIEEVEKRDAEIAIMDKLLSQQSALPPCTEPNFEGLSK; this is encoded by the exons TGACCCTGGTGGAGAGCAGCAGCGCCCCCAGTGGGCTGGAGCTGGTCAGCTCCTACCAGACCAACAGAGTCGGAGACCCCATGGATCTGGTCGCCTTGGCAACACAAGTACAGAGG ggaGATGATTTTGTTAAAGCCAACGCTTCCAACAAGCTGACAGTTATTGCTGACCAGATCAGATACCTACAGCAACAAGCCAGAAAG GTTTTGGAAGATGCCAAAAAGGATGCCGACCTCCACCATGCTGCCTGTAACATTGTGAAAAAACCAGGGACCATGTATTACCTTTACCAGCGACCGTCCGGACAGAAATACTTCTCTATCATCTCCCCTAAG GAATGGGGTCCAAGCTGCCCTCACCCATTTGTCGGTGCGTACAAACTTCAACACGACATGTCCTGGACCCCCATagaagaggtggagaagaggGACGCAGAGATCGCCATCATGGACAAACTTCTCAGCCAGCAATCCGCCCTGCCACCTTGCACAGAGCCCAACTTCGAGGGCCTCTCCAAGTGA
- the ap5b1 gene encoding AP-5 complex subunit beta-1, producing the protein MAVNWAERIAAFSRSPSDFLSCTTAEGFLAELLRELRDDRASYNVKVILLSPLCEYPTLLCPSVSVGEETALELMSVFAQCPPKSLQFQCHLLLALTSVLLCTSCLSTRSRASQDFLDLLLQIAQDTSDLHGDGAQRSLRATACDCLRELEACCPGLLSQRLELLSGLRQQETSRLHQAYAGLHTLALRNAVYVLAQQTGAGAEDLKALLGGNAAVVWEADPDSGPMNNQDSPLPSPLVLGPMGRVPTLQTGPDCKELRSLLSSLLEESYLLTPLCQAALLHGLIEVVVMVPGFSPAIFRAQLLRLLGTSEVCLLHTTLLMKAAFTDSLFSAEDETFILKRLVGLSQHPLLSTPEKLFYMDCILHFPENRPISGGDGDETLPVLLTPRLAAALVPTVFNDSATMLARLNLLSLVYLEEGEEGEGEGGRGLAYLYDHLTSLLRIVENWGGREMVVTFFRASFLFLFHFCHVERYSCDLTEKLCALYLRHTRLAPHLINLADRTQDRLGESGWAVGLLGALQRAVTEAPLTQLTLQDLSWHLKVLARAAEEGELSQQSALGFLFSVITSSSSSLCVSGDWRLGNGVLGVCRRLLVHPSLDSLLIPLADILQHLTCHYGDTDIQDHARLYYALLTTLSREKLGGVLAQGATEGGRQVKKRTLSSIMAESEELTSALAIHRTERPVFKLVELDNREPPQGTESERNIDLKPDQTESCPGEESAALEAYRAQFHSPGFASEITLNYQLTHTEACDSRFDQLFSIRLHFELTDNHYEELGDISVPCLFRERVAPPVRLSLKPRRPYPTALHASAIFTSQDGLSWHTVLPDIRVAFQQAFVPLPAPPASGAEGKLRVFEGLWGEICSGKCGEKGLADCATSLFCSQLEEAALVALVEKHFLPYLISEPSDNEEYKVLFFLPPQSHMLLKIRSEEDAVQFNIATDNWQLLPHINSFLLTITESSQQEIVDS; encoded by the exons ATGGCAGTGAATTGGGCCGAGAGGATCGCCGCTTTCTCCCGCAGTCCATCCGATTTCCTCTCCTGTACGACCGCGGAGGGTTTCCTCGCCGAGCTGCTACGAGAGCTCCGAGATGACAGAGCCAGTTATAATGTCAAG GTCATACTGCTGTCCCCGCTATGTGAGTACCCAACGCTGCTGTGCCCCTCCGTCTCTGTGGGTGAGGAGACAGCGCTGGAGCTCATGTCTGTGTTTGCCCAGTGTCCTCCCAAGTCCTTACAGTTTCAGTGTCACCTCCTCCTGGCCCTTACCTCTGTGCTCCTCTGCACTTCTTGCCTGAGCACGCGCTCCCGCGCATCTCAAGACTTCCTGGACCTCCTCCTTCAGATAGCCCAGGACACCAGTGATCTCCATGGTGACGGAGCTCAGCGCTCCTTAAGGGCCACGGCTTGTGACTGCCTACGGGAGCTGGAGGCCTGCTGCCCGGGCCTTCTCTCCCAGCGCCTGGAGCTCCTGAGTGGGCTTAGGCAGCAGGAAACCTCCAGGCTTCACCAGGCCTATGCGGGACTCCATACTCTGGCATTAAGAAATGCCGTGTATGTGCTCGCCCAGCAAACAGGAGCTGGTGCTGAGGATCTTAAGGCTCTTCTTGGGGGCAATGCGGCGGTCGTGTGGGAAGCAGACCCAGACTCCGGCCCCATGAATAACCAAGACTCGCCCCTGCCGTCTCCCCTCGTCCTGGGCCCCATGGGTAGAGTGCCGACCCTCCAGACTGGACCGGATTGCAAGGAGTtgcgctccctcctctcctccctcctagAGGAGTCCTACCTCCTCACACCTCTGTGTCAAGCTGCACTGCTACATGGACTGATAGAGGTGGTTGTGATGGTGCCCGGTTTCTCTCCAGCCATTTTCAGAGCTCAGCTGCTGCGACTATTGGGCACAAGCGAG GTTTGCCTCCTCCACACCACTCTGCTGATGAAGGCTGCGTTCACGGACAGCCTGTTCAGCGCCGAGGACGAGACGTTCATCCTCAAGCGGCTGGTCGGACTCTCCCAGCACCCGCTGCTGAGCACGCCCGAGAAGCTCTTCTACATGGACTGCATCCTGCACTTCCCCGAGAACCGGCCCATCAGCGGCGGCGACGGCGACGAGACCCTCCCCGTGCTGCTCACTCCTCGGCTGGCGGCGGCCCTAGTGCCCACCGTGTTCAACGACAGCGCCACCATGCTGGCCCGACTCAACCTGCTGTCGCTGGTCTacctggaggagggggaggaaggggagggagagggaggccgAGGGCTGGCCTACCTCTACGACCACCTCACCTCCCTGCTGCGCATCGTGGAGAACTGGGGCGGCCGGGAGATGGTGGTCACCTTCTTCAGagcctccttcctcttcctcttccacttcTGCCACGTGGAGCGCTACTCCTGCGACCTGACAGAGAAGCTGTGCGCGCTCTACCTCCGACACACCCGGCTGGCCCCGCACCTGATTAACCTGGCCGACCGGACCCAGGACAGGCTGGGGGAGTCGGGCTGGGCCGTGGGGCTCCTCGGGGCCCTGCAGAGGGCCGTCACAGAGGCCCCGCTGACCCAGCTCACCTTGCAAGACCTCAGCTGGCACCTGAAGGTCCTGGCTCGAGCGGCGGAGGAAGGGGAACTCTCCCAGCAGAGCGCCCTCGGCTTCCTGTTCAGcgtcatcacctcctcctcgtcctcgctGTGCGTGAGCGGCGACTGGCGCCTCGGGAACGGCGTGCTGGGGGTCTGTCGGCGGCTGCTGGTGCACCCCAGCCTGGACTCGCTCCTCATCCCTCTGGCCGACATCCTGCAGCATCTCACCTGCCACTACGGAGACACAGACATTCAGGACCACGCCCGCCTCTACTACGCCCTCCTCACCACTCTGTCCCGGGAGAAGCTGGGCGGGGTGTTAGCCCAGGGCGCCACCGAGGGAGGGCGGCAGGTCAAGAAGCGCACGCTGTCCTCCATCATGGCCGAGAGCGAGGAGCTGACTAGTGCGCTAGCCATCCACCGGACAGAGAGACCGGTATTCAAGCTGGTGGAGCTGGACAATCGTGAACCGCCACAGGGAACAGAAAGTGAACGCAACATCGATCTGAAGCCAGACCAGACAGAGAGCTGCCCAGGTGAGGAGAGCGCGGCCCTGGAAGCCTACAGAGCTCAGTTTCACAGCCCTGGCTTTGCCTCGGAAATAACCTTAAACTACCAGCTGACTCACACGGAGGCTTGCGACTCCCGGTTTGATCAGCTCTTCAGCATCCGCCTGCACTTTGAGCTTACGGACAACCACTACGAGGAACTGGGCGACATCAGCGTTCCCTGTCTGTTCAGAGAGAGGGTGGCGCCGCCGGTGAGGCTGAGTCTGAAGCCCAGGCGGCCGTACCCCACCGCCCTCCACGCCAGCGCCATCTTCACCAGCCAGGACGGCCTCTCCTGGCACACCGTCCTACCAGACATCCGCGTGGCTTTTCAGCAGGCCTTCGTGCCCCTGCCCGCTCCCCCAGCCTCGGGAGCAGAAGGCAAGCTGAGGGTGTTTGAGGGATTATGGGGTGAAATCTGCTCCGGGAAGTGCGGGGAGAAGGGTCTGGCGGACTGCGCCACCAGCCTGTTCTGCAGCCAGCTGGAGGAGGCGGCTCTGGTCGCCTTGGTGGAGAAACACTTTCTCCCATACCTAATATCGGAGCCGTCCGATAACGAAGAGTATAAAGTGCTTTTCTTCCTCCCACCGCAGTCTCACATGCTGCTGAAGATCAGGTCAGAGGAGGATGCTGTGCAGTTCAACATCGCCACAGATAACTGGCAGCTTTTGCCTCACATCAATTCTTTTCTACTGACGATCACCGAGTCTTCACAGCAAGAAATTGTTGACAGTTGA